A region of Clostridia bacterium DNA encodes the following proteins:
- the holB gene encoding DNA polymerase III subunit delta', giving the protein MTLAALYGQEVAKEQLRRALVEGRITHAYLFAGPPGAGKKTAALAWAQALNCPYSRQGDACDFCPACLKLRERSHPDLLWIEPAGQSLKLEQLQEVRRRAVYPPHEGRYLLVVLVRAEELTPEAANALLKLLEEPTAPMVFVLVSDRPEDLLPTIRSRCQTVRFGPLPRAAVLSFLADRGFEGPQAQWAAALAGGNLERAKKLVSGDPKRSVMLRIWSGVWQAPARQRLELAQEMREWEGREVVETFLDWLRDAWVWQRTGRKDLLHHPDLPEHLPRRLPSPEKLAALRRRLVGARKALDQNVQRQLLWEVLLLRWPQIGLEEGRSGSGKDSRGPVPASRKNILL; this is encoded by the coding sequence ATGACTCTGGCCGCTCTGTACGGGCAGGAGGTTGCCAAGGAGCAGCTGCGGCGGGCCTTGGTTGAGGGCCGGATAACCCACGCCTACCTTTTTGCCGGGCCTCCGGGCGCAGGCAAGAAGACCGCGGCTCTGGCCTGGGCCCAGGCTCTCAATTGCCCCTACTCCCGGCAGGGGGACGCCTGCGATTTCTGTCCGGCCTGCCTCAAGCTCAGGGAGCGTTCGCACCCGGATCTGCTTTGGATAGAGCCGGCCGGCCAGAGCCTAAAGCTGGAGCAGCTCCAGGAGGTGCGCCGGCGGGCGGTCTATCCCCCTCACGAGGGGCGGTACCTGTTAGTGGTGCTGGTGCGGGCGGAGGAGCTTACCCCGGAAGCGGCCAATGCCTTGTTGAAGCTTTTGGAAGAGCCGACCGCCCCGATGGTCTTCGTTTTGGTTAGTGACCGCCCGGAGGATCTACTGCCCACGATACGTTCGCGTTGCCAGACGGTGCGCTTTGGCCCCTTGCCGCGGGCGGCGGTGTTGAGCTTTCTGGCCGACCGGGGATTCGAAGGGCCGCAGGCGCAGTGGGCGGCGGCCCTGGCCGGAGGGAACCTGGAGCGGGCAAAGAAGCTTGTGAGCGGGGACCCCAAGCGGTCGGTTATGCTGAGGATTTGGTCCGGTGTTTGGCAGGCTCCGGCGCGGCAGAGATTAGAGCTGGCCCAAGAAATGAGAGAATGGGAGGGCCGGGAGGTCGTCGAAACCTTCCTGGATTGGCTGCGCGACGCCTGGGTGTGGCAGAGGACCGGCCGGAAGGACCTCCTGCACCATCCAGACCTGCCGGAGCACCTTCCTCGGCGGTTGCCTTCGCCTGAGAAGCTGGCCGCCCTCCGGCGTCGCCTGGTGGGTGCGCGTAAGGCTCTGGACCAGAACGTCCAGCGGCAGCTACTGTGGGAGGTGCTGCTCTTGCGCTGGCCACAGATAGGG